One Cedecea neteri DNA segment encodes these proteins:
- the sctN gene encoding type III secretion system ATPase SctN: protein MVMVRYQNDLNSWFAERHRSLNQLSAVSAHGRITGISGILLESSLPQARIGDLCLISRSGDTEVMAEVVGFNPRHTLLSALGPLDGIAQGARVTPLFQPHSISVSDSLFGSVLDGFGRAIDEDSLSAFALASETPDARGVLGDAPPPTDRPRIDTPLPTGIRSIDGVLTIGVGQRVGVFAGAGCGKTTLLAEMARNTPCDAIVFGLIGERGRELREFLDHELDAELRSRTVLVCSTSDRSSMERARAAFTATAIAEAFRNKGKNVLLIIDSLTRFARAQREIGLALGEPPGRGGLPPSVYTLLPGLLERAGKTSRGSITALYSVLIEQDSMNDPVADEVRSLIDGHIVLTRRLAERGHYPAVDVLASLSRTMSNVVPREHIAEASTLRQMMSAYQQVEMLIRLGEYQPGNDPMTDAAVQSQSAINAFLRQANHAPSDFVDTRQQLQEVIAYAPL, encoded by the coding sequence ATGGTAATGGTGCGCTATCAGAACGACCTCAACAGCTGGTTTGCAGAGCGCCACCGTTCGCTTAACCAGCTTTCCGCCGTCAGCGCCCACGGGCGCATCACCGGCATCAGCGGCATTCTGCTGGAAAGCAGTTTGCCGCAGGCACGCATCGGCGACCTGTGTCTAATCAGCCGCAGCGGTGATACCGAAGTGATGGCCGAAGTGGTCGGCTTTAACCCGCGCCACACTTTACTTTCTGCGCTGGGGCCGCTGGACGGCATTGCCCAGGGCGCCCGCGTCACGCCGCTGTTTCAGCCCCACTCTATTAGCGTATCAGACAGCTTATTTGGTAGCGTGCTGGATGGTTTTGGCCGCGCCATTGACGAAGACAGCCTTTCTGCTTTTGCACTAGCCAGCGAAACACCGGACGCCCGGGGCGTGCTCGGCGACGCGCCCCCACCTACGGACAGGCCGCGGATTGATACTCCGCTGCCGACGGGCATTCGCTCCATCGATGGTGTGCTGACGATTGGCGTGGGCCAGCGTGTGGGCGTCTTCGCCGGGGCTGGCTGCGGCAAAACGACCCTGCTTGCTGAAATGGCACGCAACACACCGTGCGATGCCATTGTGTTTGGCCTGATTGGCGAACGTGGCCGCGAACTCCGCGAATTCCTCGACCACGAGCTGGACGCCGAGCTGCGCTCACGCACCGTGCTGGTGTGCTCCACCTCTGACCGCAGCAGTATGGAACGCGCCCGCGCGGCGTTTACCGCCACGGCCATTGCCGAGGCTTTCCGTAACAAAGGCAAAAACGTCCTGCTGATTATCGACTCGCTGACGCGCTTTGCCCGCGCCCAGCGTGAAATTGGCCTGGCGCTTGGCGAACCGCCAGGCCGGGGCGGACTGCCTCCGTCGGTCTATACCCTGCTGCCGGGGCTGCTTGAACGCGCCGGGAAAACCTCGCGCGGCTCCATCACCGCCCTTTATTCGGTGCTGATTGAACAGGACTCAATGAACGATCCCGTGGCCGACGAAGTCCGCTCGCTGATAGACGGCCACATTGTCTTAACCCGCCGTCTGGCGGAGCGCGGGCACTATCCTGCCGTGGACGTGCTGGCCAGCCTGAGCCGAACCATGAGCAACGTCGTCCCACGAGAACATATTGCCGAAGCCAGCACGCTGCGCCAGATGATGTCGGCATACCAGCAGGTCGAAATGCTAATTCGCCTCGGCGAATACCAACCGGGAAATGACCCGATGACTGATGCCGCCGTGCAATCTCAGTCGGCCATCAATGCGTTTTTACGCCAGGCCAACCACGCCCCGAGTGACTTCGTCGACACCCGCCAGCAGCTACAGGAGGTGATTGCTTATGCGCCGTTATAG
- a CDS encoding FHA domain-containing protein: MYELRVLNGLHEGAALPLSGERWQLGNAADSDLQLNDGGIKASHALLSRSAEGWMLTPMEGTVCHRHGERLSAQQLWQPGEIFAVGGVWLTLAAADDEWDNRPPPPLPAVSPSQPESAIREPVGGTQSKPAPATRRSLLARILPRWAQIFTLSSLMLLTFTIFSWVLQPGIAQQNSDDEPQIKPAITNSNELRSVVEQDLRERELYNKVQLTSTPQGITLTGDLQENQLPIVSRMVDSIRSDYQLKVMLTNQTKVREAVLPFHIVQITAGPHANIVTEDGQRLFVGDERNGLRLTGITGDSVQFGGKENIAVKW, encoded by the coding sequence ATGTATGAGCTGAGAGTATTAAACGGATTACATGAAGGCGCGGCGCTGCCGTTAAGCGGCGAACGCTGGCAGTTAGGTAACGCCGCCGACAGCGATTTGCAGCTCAACGATGGCGGTATTAAAGCCAGCCACGCTCTGCTAAGCCGCAGCGCCGAAGGCTGGATGCTCACGCCGATGGAGGGCACCGTTTGCCACCGCCACGGCGAACGCCTGAGCGCCCAACAGCTTTGGCAGCCCGGTGAAATCTTCGCCGTCGGCGGCGTCTGGCTGACGCTTGCTGCCGCTGACGACGAATGGGATAACCGCCCGCCACCGCCGTTGCCTGCTGTCAGCCCGAGTCAGCCAGAATCCGCCATACGCGAACCTGTCGGCGGAACACAAAGCAAACCGGCTCCGGCCACACGCCGTTCGCTGCTGGCAAGAATTCTGCCCCGCTGGGCGCAAATATTCACCTTATCCAGCCTGATGCTGCTGACCTTTACCATCTTTAGTTGGGTACTGCAGCCCGGCATCGCCCAGCAAAACAGCGACGACGAGCCGCAAATTAAACCGGCGATCACCAATAGCAACGAACTGCGCAGCGTGGTGGAACAGGATCTGCGCGAGCGGGAGCTCTATAACAAAGTGCAGCTGACCAGCACGCCGCAGGGGATTACGCTCACCGGCGATTTGCAGGAAAACCAGTTGCCGATTGTCAGCCGCATGGTGGACAGCATTCGCAGCGATTATCAGCTCAAGGTGATGCTGACCAACCAAACCAAAGTGCGCGAGGCCGTGCTGCCCTTCCATATCGTGCAAATTACTGCCGGGCCGCACGCCAACATCGTGACCGAGGACGGGCAGCGCTTGTTTGTCGGCGACGAACGTAACGGCCTGCGCCTGACCGGCATTACCGGCGACAGCGTGCAGTTTGGCGGCAAGGAAAACATCGCGGTGAAATGGTAA
- the sctV gene encoding type III secretion system export apparatus subunit SctV, which translates to MNALFNLLNRLAITAMQRSEVVGAFIALAVVFMLIIPLPLGLIDVLIAVNISVSCLLIMTAMYLPKPLAFTTFPAVLLLTTMFRLGLSISTTRQILLQQNAGHIVTAFGNFVVGGNLAVGLVVFLILTVVNFLVITKGSERIAEVAARFTLDAMPGKQMSIDSDLRAGLINVQQAKSKREDLAKESQLFGAMDGAMKFVKGDAIAGIVILSINMVGGFCIGVLQLGMAAGDAANVYSILTIGDGLIDQIPAMLISLTAGMMITRVSANEDIPNNNIGREISDQLTNQPKAWIMSAIGMFCFSLLPGMPTAVFIVLGIITLGSGLFQLWRAKRAAATSTGGEVVAPEANGEEDIRTFNPSRLFVLSFSSARAGDPAAMALIEDIRRLRNRIVNQYGFTLPVFNIDFSPYQPDDEFRFLVYEVPKVIGTFTSSKRALDYRLLAQEETGTELSTETYPQEKGWAWLEENDPLLDKFQMESWSSHQLLLARMEEALFASGPRFIGLQETRAIISWLEMDLPELAQEFQRIFPITRLSAVLQRLVAERISLRSVRSITESLIVHGQHERDVGLLVDQVRIDIKEHICHQYSHDGGIQVWLLTPETEEILRDSLRQTQNETFFALSQDKHALLLEQLREVFPLFQRQTSVLLSAQDLRSPLRLLIQDEFHHVPVLSFAELQFNLPVNVLGRIDIHENALDAFTA; encoded by the coding sequence ATGAACGCTTTGTTTAACCTTCTTAACCGGCTGGCAATTACCGCCATGCAACGCTCCGAAGTCGTCGGGGCTTTCATCGCGCTGGCGGTGGTGTTCATGCTGATCATCCCGTTGCCGCTGGGGCTGATTGACGTGCTGATTGCGGTCAATATCAGCGTGTCGTGTTTGCTTATCATGACGGCGATGTACCTGCCTAAACCGCTGGCGTTCACCACGTTCCCGGCGGTGCTGCTGCTGACCACCATGTTCCGCCTCGGGCTGTCTATCTCCACCACGCGCCAGATCCTGCTGCAGCAAAACGCCGGGCATATCGTCACCGCCTTCGGCAACTTTGTGGTCGGCGGCAACCTGGCGGTGGGGCTGGTGGTGTTCTTGATCCTGACGGTGGTGAACTTCCTGGTGATCACCAAAGGCTCGGAGCGTATCGCCGAAGTGGCCGCCCGCTTTACCCTCGATGCCATGCCGGGCAAGCAGATGTCTATCGACAGCGACCTGCGCGCCGGGCTTATTAACGTCCAGCAGGCCAAAAGCAAACGTGAAGATCTGGCGAAAGAGAGCCAGCTTTTCGGGGCAATGGACGGCGCCATGAAGTTCGTGAAAGGCGATGCCATTGCCGGGATCGTGATCCTCAGCATCAACATGGTGGGCGGCTTTTGTATTGGCGTGCTGCAGTTGGGCATGGCCGCGGGCGATGCCGCCAATGTCTACTCCATTCTGACCATCGGCGACGGCCTGATTGACCAGATCCCGGCGATGCTTATCTCCCTGACCGCCGGGATGATGATCACACGCGTGTCGGCCAACGAGGATATCCCCAACAACAACATTGGCCGCGAAATCAGCGACCAGCTGACCAATCAGCCCAAGGCGTGGATCATGTCCGCCATCGGCATGTTCTGCTTCAGCCTGCTGCCGGGCATGCCCACGGCGGTATTTATCGTGCTCGGCATCATCACCCTGGGCTCGGGGCTGTTCCAGCTGTGGCGCGCCAAACGCGCGGCGGCCACCAGCACCGGCGGCGAAGTTGTCGCCCCGGAAGCCAACGGCGAAGAAGATATTCGTACCTTCAACCCCAGCCGCCTGTTTGTCCTCAGCTTCTCGTCGGCTCGCGCGGGTGACCCGGCGGCCATGGCGCTTATCGAAGACATTCGTCGCCTGCGGAACCGAATCGTGAACCAGTACGGCTTCACGCTGCCGGTCTTCAACATCGATTTTTCGCCGTACCAGCCTGACGATGAATTTCGCTTTCTGGTGTATGAAGTGCCGAAAGTGATTGGCACCTTTACCTCAAGCAAGCGGGCGCTGGACTACCGCCTGCTGGCCCAGGAAGAGACCGGCACCGAACTCAGCACCGAAACCTATCCGCAGGAAAAAGGCTGGGCGTGGCTGGAAGAAAACGATCCGCTACTGGATAAATTCCAGATGGAATCCTGGAGTTCGCACCAGTTGCTGCTGGCCCGCATGGAAGAAGCGCTCTTTGCCAGCGGCCCGCGCTTTATCGGCCTGCAGGAGACCCGCGCCATTATCTCGTGGCTGGAGATGGACCTGCCGGAGCTGGCGCAGGAATTCCAGCGCATCTTCCCGATCACCCGCCTGAGCGCCGTATTGCAGCGCCTGGTGGCCGAACGTATTTCGCTGCGTTCGGTGCGCAGCATTACCGAATCGCTGATTGTGCATGGCCAGCACGAGCGCGATGTGGGCCTGCTGGTCGACCAGGTTCGCATCGACATCAAAGAACACATTTGCCACCAGTACAGCCACGACGGCGGGATACAGGTCTGGCTGCTGACGCCGGAAACCGAAGAGATCCTGCGCGACAGCCTGCGCCAGACGCAGAACGAAACCTTCTTCGCTCTAAGCCAGGACAAACACGCCCTGCTGCTGGAGCAGCTGCGGGAAGTGTTCCCCCTGTTCCAGCGGCAAACCAGCGTGCTGCTGTCCGCCCAGGATTTACGTAGCCCGCTGCGCCTGCTCATTCAGGACGAATTCCATCACGTCCCGGTGCTGTCGTTCGCCGAGCTGCAATTTAACCTGCCGGTCAACGTGCTGGGGCGCATTGATATTCACGAAAACGCGCTTGACGCCTTCACTGCATAA
- the sctW gene encoding type III secretion system gatekeeper subunit SctW gives MNMRIPQHHHHHNLRLETEQADALVDELISDTNNDKSAASSSSSATRAAPAPQRPGAAQESMASTFAESIEQKIKHEEQRTQATQLRRISVAAIKVTHLVELGKLLESPSGKEQAEQESVFERMLSGGDGKTPTLDDLLEQANHDPASAFVTLSLMAMRLRNGSNPALAARVEQMLADLQQQHPEKINAGVNTAPAIAAFSSDPAQKREMRKLYYSGVINQQSADNIMDVLLDKFGVDGFVPALRTLQRALSDDIAALAPSAPPTALRRLLSGLNDTRAITHTLSEVAQFLDRLKSKYSHVTMGADVMTRSLLSMCRNGFYSRDLTQLGLQVVGEKPLQQSLFFNGLLTLLQALPEKIWGGNDETRSNALLLLRTLNGEYAAWEKRSQLAQ, from the coding sequence ATGAACATGAGAATCCCCCAGCACCACCATCACCATAATCTGCGTCTCGAAACCGAACAGGCGGACGCGCTGGTCGATGAGCTAATCAGCGACACTAACAACGACAAGAGCGCGGCGAGTAGTTCATCGTCCGCTACCCGTGCAGCACCCGCGCCGCAGCGGCCCGGTGCCGCCCAGGAGTCGATGGCATCGACCTTTGCGGAAAGCATCGAGCAGAAAATCAAACACGAGGAGCAACGCACGCAGGCCACCCAGCTGCGCCGTATCTCCGTGGCGGCTATCAAGGTCACTCACCTTGTGGAGCTGGGGAAACTGCTGGAAAGCCCGTCGGGGAAAGAGCAGGCCGAGCAGGAATCGGTTTTCGAACGGATGTTGTCGGGTGGCGACGGGAAGACCCCGACGTTGGATGATTTGCTCGAACAGGCCAATCACGACCCGGCCTCCGCATTTGTCACCCTCAGCCTGATGGCGATGCGTCTGCGCAACGGCAGCAATCCGGCGCTGGCGGCACGCGTCGAGCAAATGCTTGCCGACCTGCAACAGCAGCACCCGGAAAAAATTAACGCGGGGGTGAATACCGCCCCGGCGATTGCCGCGTTCAGTAGCGATCCGGCGCAGAAGCGCGAAATGCGCAAGCTCTATTACAGCGGCGTGATCAACCAGCAGTCCGCCGACAACATCATGGACGTGCTGCTGGACAAGTTTGGCGTCGACGGCTTCGTGCCCGCACTGCGCACATTACAGCGCGCGCTTTCCGATGACATCGCCGCGCTGGCCCCTTCCGCCCCGCCGACGGCCCTGCGCCGCCTGCTTTCCGGGCTGAACGACACCCGCGCAATTACGCACACGCTGTCGGAAGTCGCCCAGTTCCTCGACCGTCTGAAGAGCAAATATTCCCACGTCACGATGGGGGCCGATGTCATGACGCGCTCTTTGCTCAGCATGTGCCGCAACGGCTTCTATTCCCGCGACCTTACCCAGCTTGGACTGCAGGTGGTGGGTGAAAAACCCTTGCAGCAGTCGCTCTTTTTCAACGGTCTGCTGACGCTGCTTCAGGCGCTGCCGGAAAAAATTTGGGGCGGGAATGATGAAACCCGCAGCAACGCCCTGCTTCTGCTGCGCACCCTGAACGGCGAATACGCCGCGTGGGAAAAACGCAGCCAGCTGGCGCAGTAA
- a CDS encoding RNA polymerase sigma factor encodes MSAMFDFESQVFPDAQSAFESNVVQGEFPVVNWERVMRDNEQRLYNFIRKRVANFADIEDLVQNTWYEVIRNKHKFCGTSRPETWMFGIAVNLVKNHYKSVKVSYLHDELNDDVLGTLLHSEQPEGVTEGKDILSKVLQRIAQLPEDYQQLLQLIVDHDISYQEAADRMTIPIGTVRSRLSRLRQSLKQDLGWDSLN; translated from the coding sequence ATGTCAGCAATGTTTGATTTCGAATCACAGGTTTTCCCGGATGCACAGTCTGCTTTTGAGTCCAACGTTGTGCAGGGCGAGTTTCCGGTGGTTAACTGGGAGCGCGTGATGCGCGACAACGAACAGCGGCTGTATAATTTTATTCGTAAACGCGTGGCAAACTTTGCCGATATAGAAGACCTTGTGCAGAACACCTGGTATGAGGTGATCCGTAACAAGCACAAGTTTTGCGGCACATCGCGCCCGGAAACCTGGATGTTCGGGATTGCGGTAAACCTGGTGAAAAATCACTATAAATCGGTCAAAGTGAGCTATCTGCACGATGAGTTAAACGATGATGTGCTCGGTACGCTGCTGCATTCGGAGCAGCCGGAAGGGGTGACTGAGGGTAAGGACATCCTGTCGAAAGTGTTGCAGCGCATTGCGCAACTCCCTGAAGATTATCAGCAATTATTACAGCTGATCGTTGATCACGATATCAGCTACCAGGAAGCGGCTGACCGGATGACTATTCCTATCGGTACCGTGCGTTCCCGTCTTTCCCGCCTCCGGCAGTCTTTGAAACAGGATCTGGGGTGGGACAGTCTGAACTGA
- a CDS encoding histidine kinase produces the protein MKQDGGPHPRPNDTQALLSAAFNSMRELVFIVDRDFNIVFANHKALSLCQPEDAGQARAGHLVGENIFTRLRGYGDLPLLAVVEQQLDRPEHSPYGDKINARFQAATQAIPVEVCPSRFEFQRQNWVMMVVCDTRYRNDIHRFYYDRENELRDILDNMPDAILRVDSEQRLLYANETALQCMPKSAAAIGLKINSLIGDSTLMEQISWSLQLVLNKHIQLEAVLHGVRSDLRVSRIYQARFIPEFTQQQTLKSVLVIARPASRQYFAEQQVRQTHEQLRQMTQKLQSSVENERKHMAREIHDELGQHLTSLRVGISLLGQNHPALQHEVEPLTQLVDGTIKVVRDIATQLRPAVLNMGLKPALIWLRDQFNKHRSGVCTLTIQPLPVSLCDDEVTAIFRVVQESLTNVQRHAKAREVEVKVLTRGNVVLICINDDGQGFDPGQVSDGAFGLLSMRERCMMKGWTFNIHSSPGKGSCVHIEIPYALPAPAKVYDSE, from the coding sequence ATGAAACAAGACGGCGGGCCGCACCCACGGCCCAATGATACTCAGGCATTGCTGAGCGCCGCTTTCAATAGCATGCGCGAGCTGGTTTTCATTGTTGACAGGGATTTCAATATTGTTTTTGCCAACCACAAGGCGCTCAGTCTTTGCCAGCCGGAAGATGCCGGCCAGGCAAGGGCCGGGCATCTGGTGGGCGAAAATATTTTTACCCGGCTGAGAGGCTATGGCGATCTGCCGCTGCTGGCGGTGGTTGAGCAGCAGTTAGATCGGCCAGAACATTCGCCTTACGGCGATAAAATTAACGCCCGGTTTCAGGCGGCAACGCAGGCTATCCCGGTTGAAGTTTGCCCGAGCCGCTTCGAGTTTCAGCGGCAGAACTGGGTGATGATGGTGGTGTGCGATACTCGCTATCGTAATGATATTCATCGTTTTTACTACGATCGTGAAAACGAACTTCGCGACATTCTGGACAATATGCCGGATGCGATTCTGCGTGTGGACAGTGAACAGAGGCTGCTCTATGCCAACGAAACGGCGCTACAGTGTATGCCCAAGAGCGCGGCGGCCATCGGGCTGAAGATAAATTCGCTTATCGGGGATTCGACGCTGATGGAGCAGATCAGCTGGTCGTTGCAGCTGGTGCTGAATAAGCATATTCAGCTGGAGGCCGTGCTGCACGGCGTGCGGTCCGACTTGCGGGTGTCGAGGATTTACCAGGCGCGTTTTATTCCTGAATTTACCCAGCAGCAGACGCTAAAGTCCGTGTTGGTGATCGCTCGCCCTGCCTCCCGGCAATATTTTGCCGAACAGCAGGTGCGGCAGACTCACGAACAGCTGCGGCAAATGACCCAGAAACTACAAAGTAGCGTCGAAAACGAACGCAAACATATGGCGCGGGAAATCCATGATGAGTTGGGCCAGCACCTGACTTCGCTGCGGGTGGGGATTTCTCTGCTGGGTCAGAACCATCCTGCGCTGCAGCATGAAGTCGAACCGCTCACGCAACTGGTGGATGGCACCATCAAAGTGGTGCGAGATATCGCCACCCAGCTGCGCCCGGCGGTGCTGAATATGGGGCTAAAGCCCGCGCTTATCTGGCTGCGGGACCAGTTCAACAAGCACCGTTCCGGCGTGTGTACGCTGACGATTCAGCCGCTGCCGGTGTCGCTGTGTGACGATGAGGTCACCGCGATTTTTCGCGTGGTGCAGGAGTCGCTCACTAATGTGCAGCGGCATGCCAAAGCGCGGGAAGTGGAGGTGAAGGTGCTCACAAGGGGCAACGTCGTGCTGATTTGTATTAATGACGACGGGCAAGGGTTTGACCCCGGCCAGGTATCAGATGGGGCCTTTGGATTATTGAGTATGCGGGAGCGCTGCATGATGAAAGGTTGGACGTTTAACATCCACAGTTCGCCGGGCAAAGGGAGCTGTGTGCATATCGAGATCCCTTATGCCCTGCCGGCTCCGGCTAAAGTTTATGATAGCGAATAG
- a CDS encoding response regulator transcription factor, with protein sequence MAIRLLLADDHILMREGLKQIFSLDKKIKVVAEAGCGKTVLSLLTEIDVDVLLLDLSMPGDSGPELVQQITRLWPMLPVLVLSMHNEPQIAQMVLASGAHGFITKDQAPQTLLHAIHRVASRQRYIDPSLAEAIVFSTQENDQLRRYATLSQREKQILRLLSSGENINGIAETLSISNKTVSTHKTRMMEKMQFDNNADIIKFAIRYHKL encoded by the coding sequence ATGGCAATCAGACTCCTCCTCGCGGACGATCACATTTTGATGCGCGAGGGACTGAAACAGATTTTTTCACTGGATAAGAAAATCAAAGTGGTGGCGGAAGCGGGCTGTGGCAAAACGGTGCTGTCGCTGCTGACGGAAATCGATGTTGATGTCCTGCTGCTGGATCTCTCCATGCCCGGCGACTCCGGGCCGGAGCTGGTACAGCAAATCACCCGCCTGTGGCCGATGCTGCCAGTGCTGGTGTTGAGCATGCACAACGAGCCGCAAATCGCCCAAATGGTCCTCGCCAGCGGCGCCCACGGGTTCATTACTAAAGATCAGGCTCCGCAAACGCTGCTGCACGCTATCCATCGCGTCGCCTCTCGCCAACGCTACATAGACCCTTCGCTGGCGGAAGCTATCGTCTTTTCAACTCAGGAAAACGACCAGCTTCGCCGCTACGCCACGCTATCCCAGCGCGAGAAGCAGATCCTCCGCCTGCTGAGCAGCGGCGAAAACATCAATGGCATCGCAGAAACGCTAAGCATCAGCAACAAAACGGTCAGCACCCACAAGACCCGGATGATGGAAAAAATGCAGTTCGACAACAACGCCGACATCATCAAGTTTGCTATTCGCTATCATAAACTTTAG
- a CDS encoding CesT family type III secretion system chaperone, translating into MVIAEQLYHKLQPLFKQLNAPGMVFNAQGYYSLTLDGGQQVFLELTENLTLAMMGLLALPDNPGEALLLELLQANLNIDQRPAITVAADKDRAQLVVWAALPLDELHLDTLLPLLERLSWTLSVIGRWCQPAAPRERQATPEAEKDRLQRRQIEALMLRR; encoded by the coding sequence ATGGTGATTGCAGAGCAGCTTTACCACAAACTCCAGCCGCTGTTTAAACAGCTGAATGCCCCCGGCATGGTGTTCAACGCCCAGGGCTACTACTCGTTAACCCTCGACGGCGGCCAGCAGGTTTTCCTGGAGCTGACGGAAAACCTGACGCTGGCAATGATGGGCCTGCTGGCGCTGCCGGACAATCCCGGCGAGGCGCTGCTTCTCGAGCTGTTACAGGCCAATCTGAACATTGACCAGCGGCCGGCCATCACCGTTGCTGCCGACAAAGACCGTGCGCAGCTGGTCGTCTGGGCGGCGTTGCCGCTGGACGAGCTGCACCTCGACACGCTGCTTCCCTTGTTGGAGCGTTTGAGCTGGACGCTGTCGGTGATTGGCCGCTGGTGCCAGCCTGCCGCGCCGCGCGAGCGCCAGGCAACGCCAGAGGCAGAAAAAGATCGGCTGCAGCGCCGCCAGATTGAAGCGCTGATGCTGCGACGTTAA
- the xopG gene encoding XopG/HopH/AvrPtoH family type III secretion system effector has protein sequence MSTISASHVAPHIAIEYHRPEDYLAAESALHKLLSRPNGRSLVDELRNLSTQGRFVKVKVTAMANTVARPVLTDSQVRRFHLPGSEYDKAHNKKATQLAQKQPLGKKGEGTSVSVDWNPRQSVAIDAHGRPSLLDDPSLAFVSLAHELVHGYRMMKGTYTGGTSDRYDTGSPAGQEESRAVGIGKYAGEALSENGIRQEHGLPLRGQYAAG, from the coding sequence ATGAGTACGATTTCTGCCAGTCATGTTGCACCACATATCGCCATTGAATATCACCGCCCGGAAGATTATCTCGCTGCCGAAAGCGCTTTGCATAAGCTGCTCAGCCGGCCCAATGGCCGAAGCCTGGTGGATGAACTGCGTAATCTCAGCACCCAGGGGCGGTTCGTTAAAGTGAAGGTGACGGCGATGGCGAATACGGTTGCCCGCCCGGTGTTGACCGACTCTCAGGTTCGTCGGTTTCACCTCCCCGGCAGCGAATACGATAAGGCGCACAATAAAAAAGCGACGCAATTAGCCCAAAAACAGCCGCTCGGTAAGAAAGGCGAGGGGACCAGCGTCAGCGTCGACTGGAACCCGCGGCAGTCCGTGGCTATTGACGCCCATGGCCGCCCAAGCCTGCTGGACGATCCTTCGCTGGCTTTTGTGTCGCTTGCCCATGAGCTGGTTCACGGCTACCGCATGATGAAAGGGACATACACCGGAGGGACTTCCGACCGCTACGATACGGGCTCGCCGGCCGGGCAGGAGGAATCCCGCGCGGTGGGCATCGGCAAGTATGCAGGCGAAGCGCTGTCCGAAAACGGTATTCGCCAGGAGCACGGTCTGCCGCTGCGCGGGCAGTACGCCGCAGGGTAA